In a single window of the Bacteroidota bacterium genome:
- a CDS encoding cysteine--tRNA ligase, with protein sequence MQKIEIYNTLTRKKEVFEPINYPFVGIYVCGPTVYGDAHLGHGRAAITFDLVYRYLSHLGYKVRYVRNITDVGHLENDADSGEDKIAKKARLEQVEPMEIVQYYTERYHQNLEKLNVKSPSIEPKASGHIIEQIKMIQDIIDNGFAYVVNESVYFDVVKYNKGNHYGKLSGRIIEDLLSNTRELEGQNEKKNPLDFALWKKASPEHIMRWPSPWGSGFPGWHIECSAMSTKYLGETFDIHGGGMDLLFPHHECEIAQSQASNRKDPAKYWMHNNMITINGQKMGKSLGNSITLDQFFSGDHPTLNKAYSPMTIRFFILQAHYGSTLDFSNETLDAARKAYKKIINGLKSLKAISYTNEGEINEKANSEINKYCEMCFKGMNDDFNSAVAIANLFNLLKYINSIKNEVINISSLSKETFTNLKNTYSIFVEDILGLKEESNINIDQMMDLLLKLYSKAKSEKDYATVDMIRSEVKSEGVVINDLKKGISWSYEE encoded by the coding sequence ATGCAAAAAATAGAAATTTACAATACCCTAACTCGAAAAAAAGAGGTATTTGAACCAATTAATTACCCCTTCGTAGGCATTTACGTATGTGGGCCTACTGTATACGGGGATGCGCATTTGGGACATGGTAGAGCTGCCATTACTTTCGACCTTGTTTACAGGTACCTTTCCCACTTGGGATACAAGGTTAGGTATGTAAGGAACATTACAGATGTGGGCCATCTTGAAAATGATGCCGATTCAGGGGAGGACAAAATAGCAAAAAAGGCCAGACTGGAACAAGTTGAGCCTATGGAAATCGTTCAATATTATACCGAAAGATACCATCAAAATCTGGAGAAACTCAACGTAAAAAGCCCAAGTATTGAACCTAAAGCCTCAGGTCACATCATTGAACAGATTAAAATGATTCAGGATATTATCGATAATGGTTTTGCATATGTTGTAAACGAATCAGTTTATTTTGATGTGGTTAAATACAATAAAGGAAACCACTATGGGAAATTATCAGGAAGAATAATTGAAGACCTTTTATCAAATACAAGAGAACTTGAAGGGCAGAATGAGAAAAAAAACCCACTGGATTTCGCCCTGTGGAAAAAAGCAAGCCCTGAACATATAATGCGCTGGCCATCACCTTGGGGAAGTGGTTTCCCTGGCTGGCATATTGAATGCTCCGCCATGAGCACAAAATACCTTGGTGAAACCTTCGATATTCATGGAGGGGGTATGGATCTGTTATTTCCACATCATGAATGTGAAATTGCACAATCACAGGCGAGCAACAGAAAGGACCCTGCAAAATACTGGATGCATAATAACATGATCACAATTAATGGTCAGAAAATGGGAAAATCATTAGGGAATTCCATAACACTTGATCAATTTTTTTCAGGAGATCACCCTACGCTGAATAAGGCCTACTCTCCAATGACTATCCGGTTTTTTATTTTACAGGCGCATTATGGAAGCACGCTCGATTTTTCAAATGAAACTTTAGATGCCGCCAGAAAGGCTTATAAAAAAATAATCAATGGACTTAAATCATTAAAAGCTATCTCATACACAAATGAGGGGGAAATAAATGAAAAAGCAAATAGCGAGATCAATAAATACTGCGAAATGTGCTTTAAAGGTATGAATGATGATTTTAATTCTGCAGTTGCCATTGCGAATCTTTTTAACCTGTTAAAATATATCAATTCCATTAAAAATGAAGTTATTAATATAAGCTCTTTAAGCAAAGAAACTTTCACTAATTTAAAAAATACATATTCGATTTTTGTTGAAGATATTTTGGGTTTAAAAGAAGAATCCAATATTAACATTGATCAAATGATGGATCTTTTGCTTAAATTATATTCAAAAGCAAAAAGCGAAAAAGATTATGCAACGGTTGATATGATACGATCAGAAGTAAAATCAGAGGGTGTAGTAATAAACGATTTAAAAAAAGGAATATCCTGGAGTTATGAAGAATAA
- a CDS encoding toxin-antitoxin system YwqK family antitoxin, whose product MRRTLLFIFFIACKISIAQSFEIYEQDTINLIDVNNLKQGHWVFWGKMKKLPGYADSQKVEEGKYTDNKKVGSWKKYFPSGNIQNEITYNNGRPNGYYINYYDNGKIEEEGTWINNKPVGQFKRYHENGVISQEFNFNKTGIREGVQKYYHENGKIMIEGEWSNGMESGVLKEYYENGDLRAEKNFANGTLDPATSKTFEPKKPIEKKATPAPAGDNKPVVAQRDELPNMGTFNGTGYGKLYNKNNQVVKDGIFQNYVLVDGKFFVYNKDGLLQKIEIYKNSVYIGDGVISEK is encoded by the coding sequence ATGAGAAGAACTTTACTATTTATATTTTTCATTGCATGCAAAATTAGCATTGCTCAATCCTTTGAGATTTATGAACAGGATACAATTAACCTAATTGACGTCAATAATTTAAAACAAGGTCATTGGGTATTCTGGGGAAAAATGAAAAAACTTCCGGGTTATGCTGATTCTCAAAAGGTAGAAGAAGGAAAATACACTGACAATAAAAAAGTTGGTTCCTGGAAAAAATATTTTCCAAGTGGAAACATTCAAAATGAAATCACCTATAACAATGGCCGTCCAAATGGTTACTATATCAACTATTACGATAATGGAAAAATAGAAGAAGAAGGAACCTGGATAAATAACAAGCCTGTTGGACAATTTAAGAGATACCACGAAAACGGTGTAATATCACAGGAATTCAACTTTAACAAGACTGGGATTCGCGAAGGCGTTCAAAAATATTACCATGAAAATGGAAAAATAATGATTGAAGGTGAGTGGTCCAATGGAATGGAAAGTGGGGTTTTAAAGGAATATTATGAAAATGGAGATTTGCGGGCTGAAAAGAATTTTGCAAACGGAACTTTAGATCCTGCCACCTCAAAAACTTTTGAACCTAAAAAGCCTATTGAGAAAAAAGCAACACCAGCCCCAGCAGGAGACAACAAGCCGGTGGTAGCTCAAAGGGATGAATTACCTAACATGGGTACATTTAATGGAACAGGTTATGGTAAGCTTTACAATAAAAACAATCAGGTTGTAAAAGATGGAATCTTCCAAAATTACGTATTAGTGGATGGGAAATTTTTCGTGTACAACAAAGATGGATTACTTCAAAAAATAGAGATTTATAAAAACAGTGTTTATATAGGTGATGGTGTAATTTCCGAGAAATAA
- a CDS encoding YebC/PmpR family DNA-binding transcriptional regulator: protein MAGHSKWANIKHRKGAQDSKRAKIFTKILKEVTIATKDNGPDPNFNPRLRLALQNAKGANIPKDTVERAVNKGAGVDAQNYSEVTYEGYAPNGIAVFVECTTDNINRTVQNVRAAFTKYHGSLGTNGSLSFIFERKGIFNLPKANLNEDEFIFEAIDAGAEDVEVQDDFFIITTSLENFGPMQKKLEELGLEAESAQLERIPNTTTTLDIESSKRVMKLIDYLEDDDDVQNVYHNMELTQELMEQL, encoded by the coding sequence ATGGCAGGACATAGCAAGTGGGCAAATATAAAACACAGAAAAGGAGCCCAGGATTCAAAAAGAGCTAAAATATTTACAAAAATATTAAAGGAGGTAACTATTGCCACGAAAGACAATGGACCAGATCCGAATTTCAATCCCCGCCTTAGATTGGCCTTGCAAAATGCCAAAGGTGCCAATATTCCTAAAGACACTGTTGAACGGGCAGTAAACAAAGGAGCTGGGGTTGATGCACAAAATTATTCTGAAGTAACATATGAAGGATATGCACCAAATGGAATTGCTGTTTTTGTTGAATGTACCACAGATAATATTAACCGGACAGTTCAAAATGTTCGGGCTGCTTTTACCAAATACCATGGAAGCCTTGGCACAAACGGTTCTTTAAGTTTTATTTTCGAGAGAAAAGGGATTTTTAATCTTCCGAAAGCCAATTTAAATGAGGATGAGTTTATTTTTGAAGCCATTGATGCAGGCGCTGAGGATGTTGAAGTACAAGATGATTTCTTTATTATTACCACTAGTCTTGAAAACTTCGGTCCTATGCAAAAAAAACTTGAAGAATTGGGATTAGAGGCGGAAAGTGCACAACTGGAAAGAATCCCAAATACTACAACAACCCTTGATATTGAATCATCTAAAAGAGTAATGAAACTTATTGACTATTTAGAAGATGATGATGATGTACAAAATGTTTATCACAACATGGAGTTAACTCAGGAGTTGATGGAACAACTTTAA
- a CDS encoding M28 family peptidase: MKNKLILMLIFSVMIFSCSRPADENKKTVTEEKPVVIEPRVETPDFNADSAYAFIEKQVSFGPRVPNSKAHAQTAQFLVNKLKSYGFNVILQEGEVTSFDNKILGLKNIIAESKPEARERVMLFAHWDTRPFADQDSKDRNKPIDGANDGGSGVGVLLEIARQISQYPPEIGVDIILFDAEDYGQPEGTMMERKADTYALGSQYWSKKPHKTGYKARYGILLDMVGAKDAIFTKEGTSMYYAPMIVQKVWDTASLLGYGAYFIDKKTPGITDDHSYVNSIAGIPSIDIIQYDSQTESKFGHYWHTHMDNMDIIDKNTLKAVGQTVLDVVFQEKD, encoded by the coding sequence ATGAAGAATAAACTTATACTTATGCTAATTTTTTCTGTGATGATTTTTTCGTGCAGCAGACCAGCTGATGAGAATAAAAAAACAGTTACAGAAGAAAAACCGGTTGTGATTGAACCAAGAGTAGAAACACCTGACTTTAATGCAGATTCTGCTTATGCTTTTATTGAAAAGCAAGTAAGTTTCGGGCCAAGGGTTCCTAATTCTAAAGCCCATGCGCAAACAGCACAGTTTCTGGTAAACAAATTAAAGTCTTATGGATTCAATGTAATACTTCAGGAAGGCGAGGTAACTTCCTTTGACAATAAAATACTTGGACTTAAAAATATTATTGCTGAATCTAAACCAGAGGCAAGGGAAAGGGTTATGCTTTTTGCCCATTGGGATACTCGCCCGTTTGCAGATCAGGATTCTAAGGATAGAAATAAACCAATTGACGGTGCTAATGATGGGGGAAGTGGCGTTGGAGTTCTTTTGGAAATTGCAAGGCAAATAAGCCAATATCCTCCTGAAATTGGTGTGGATATTATATTATTCGATGCAGAGGATTATGGCCAACCTGAAGGAACAATGATGGAACGCAAAGCAGATACTTACGCCCTTGGTTCACAATACTGGTCGAAAAAGCCGCATAAAACGGGTTACAAAGCTCGTTATGGAATTTTACTCGATATGGTTGGGGCAAAAGATGCAATATTTACAAAAGAAGGAACATCAATGTATTATGCACCCATGATTGTGCAAAAAGTATGGGATACTGCGAGTTTATTAGGTTATGGAGCTTATTTTATTGACAAAAAGACTCCGGGAATTACTGATGATCATAGCTATGTAAATTCCATTGCAGGAATTCCGAGCATTGACATAATACAATATGATTCTCAAACAGAGTCAAAATTTGGTCATTACTGGCATACGCATATGGATAATATGGATATAATAGATAAAAATACTTTAAAAGCAGTGGGTCAAACTGTATTGGATGTAGTTTTTCAAGAAAAAGATTAA
- a CDS encoding rhodanese-related sulfurtransferase — MALYNRVNKKELKLKLRVEEFKRITLSFYRYVIIENPEELRNQLFEKWASLNVFGRIYLANEGINAQLSVPEENWKVFQEQLFAYEEFENMPFKIAIEDDGKSFYKLAVKVRHKIVADGLDDNAFDVTNVGNHLTAKQFNDALEDPNSIVVDMRNHYESEIGRFEKAICPDVDTFREELPVVLDLLKDKKENKLLLYCTGGIRCEKASAFFKHHGFNDVNQLHGGIIEYARQVKHQGLDSKFKGKNFVFDERLGERISDEIISFCHQCNEPCDTHTNCENDDCHLLFIQCEKCKKQMQGCCTAACIGIAALPDSEQRKIRKGRKKEDCLAVYKSRLRPSIKNTNT; from the coding sequence ATGGCTTTGTATAATCGTGTAAATAAAAAGGAACTTAAGCTAAAACTTAGGGTAGAGGAATTTAAAAGAATTACGCTTTCCTTTTACAGGTATGTAATAATTGAAAATCCTGAAGAATTAAGGAATCAACTTTTTGAAAAATGGGCCTCGTTAAATGTTTTTGGACGGATTTATCTGGCTAATGAAGGGATAAATGCCCAACTCAGTGTGCCAGAGGAAAATTGGAAGGTTTTTCAAGAACAACTTTTTGCTTATGAGGAGTTTGAAAATATGCCATTTAAAATAGCAATTGAGGACGATGGAAAATCATTTTATAAGCTGGCGGTTAAGGTTAGACATAAAATTGTTGCTGATGGGTTAGATGATAATGCATTTGATGTAACCAATGTTGGAAACCACCTTACTGCCAAACAATTTAATGATGCTTTGGAGGATCCAAATTCTATAGTGGTGGATATGCGGAATCATTATGAGAGCGAAATAGGGCGTTTTGAAAAAGCTATATGTCCTGATGTGGATACTTTTAGAGAAGAACTTCCTGTTGTACTTGATTTATTAAAGGATAAAAAAGAGAATAAACTACTTCTTTATTGTACCGGAGGAATTCGATGTGAAAAAGCAAGTGCTTTTTTCAAACATCATGGATTTAATGACGTGAACCAGCTCCATGGAGGAATAATCGAATATGCAAGACAGGTAAAACATCAGGGACTTGATTCAAAATTCAAGGGAAAGAATTTTGTTTTTGACGAAAGACTAGGTGAAAGAATAAGTGATGAGATAATCAGTTTTTGCCACCAATGCAATGAACCTTGTGATACGCATACAAATTGTGAAAATGATGATTGTCATTTACTTTTCATCCAATGCGAAAAGTGCAAAAAACAAATGCAGGGCTGTTGTACTGCTGCTTGTATAGGAATTGCTGCTTTGCCTGATTCAGAACAAAGAAAGATAAGGAAAGGTAGAAAAAAAGAAGATTGCCTTGCGGTTTATAAAAGCAGGCTTAGGCCAAGCATAAAAAATACAAACACGTAA
- a CDS encoding NAD-dependent epimerase/dehydratase family protein: protein MIEKILVIGSAGQIGTELVETLRDKHGSSNVIASDINNPTVDLIEKGPFERLNVLDRNRLLEIIEKHNVSQVYLLAALLSATAEQNPSLGWELNMGGLFNVLDLAKEKKIKKVYWPSSIAVFGPTTPKQNTEQYTITEPNTVYGISKLAGERWCEYYYNKYKVDVRGLRYPGLIGYKSAPGGGTTDYAVHIFHQALKTKSYECFLSEDTILPMMYMPDAIKATIEIMEADESKIKIRSGYNLSAMSFSPKELAIEIKKHIPEFKITYSPDFRQFIADSWPQSINDNYAKNHWNWRPEYDLSTMVSDMLKNIS, encoded by the coding sequence ATGATTGAAAAAATACTTGTTATTGGCTCCGCTGGCCAAATAGGAACTGAACTCGTGGAAACCCTACGGGATAAGCATGGAAGCTCGAATGTAATTGCCTCTGATATTAATAATCCGACAGTGGATTTAATTGAAAAAGGTCCTTTTGAACGTTTAAATGTACTTGATCGCAATCGGCTTTTGGAAATAATTGAAAAACACAATGTTTCCCAGGTTTATCTCCTTGCTGCTCTTTTATCTGCTACTGCCGAACAAAATCCTTCACTTGGATGGGAATTAAATATGGGTGGATTATTTAATGTTCTGGACCTGGCTAAAGAAAAAAAGATAAAAAAAGTTTATTGGCCAAGTTCCATTGCCGTTTTCGGACCTACTACACCCAAACAAAACACCGAGCAATATACCATTACGGAACCCAATACGGTATATGGAATATCAAAACTTGCCGGAGAGAGATGGTGTGAATATTATTATAACAAATACAAGGTTGATGTAAGAGGACTGAGATATCCTGGATTAATTGGTTATAAATCTGCTCCTGGAGGTGGAACTACTGATTATGCTGTACATATTTTTCATCAAGCTTTAAAAACTAAAAGCTATGAATGTTTTTTAAGTGAGGATACTATTTTACCAATGATGTATATGCCCGATGCTATTAAAGCAACAATTGAAATAATGGAAGCAGATGAATCTAAAATCAAAATAAGATCAGGATACAATTTATCTGCAATGAGTTTTTCTCCAAAGGAGCTTGCAATTGAAATAAAAAAGCATATTCCTGAATTTAAAATTACTTATTCTCCCGATTTCAGACAATTTATTGCAGATAGTTGGCCTCAAAGCATTAATGATAATTATGCCAAAAATCATTGGAACTGGAGGCCTGAATACGATTTAAGTACAATGGTTTCGGACATGTTAAAAAATATTTCATAA
- the polA gene encoding DNA polymerase I, with product MSQKKLFLLDAYALIYRAYFAFSKNPRYNSQGLNTSAILGFTNSLVEVLQKEKPSHIAVVFDTAGPTSRHEGFTEYKANREAQPEDITLSIPYIMRIIEGFNIPVLFSEGYEADDVIGTLAKKAEKEGFITYMMTPDKDFGQLVTDKIFIYKPASFGNEAKVMGVKEVCEKFEIDNPLQVIDILGLMGDAVDNIPGIPGVGEKTAKTLIAQFGSVENLLLNTDKLKGKLKEKVEANVDKAIMSKMLATILLDAPVELDEIGLRIEEPDRNSLKEIFAELEFRTIGKRILGEDIPAAVVKTNGSAQMDLFGGEQVPEPLTIDVVTEDVPAKEYDTLENTSHYYEIADSNEKILKLAQELKKSNGFCFDTETTGLSVTACELVGMSFSIKPFSAHYVPLPEDKHQLKDILDVFKSVFEDETIEKTGQNLKYDLSVLKTNGIDVKGKLFDTMLAHYLIEPDMKHNMDFLAETYLNYAPVSYQTLAGKKGKDQLALRAIPIEKVADYACEDADITLRLRNFFSPLLEKTGTKDLFEKIEVPLIPVLTAMETEGISIDVKALNEFSIELDLQIKALEIEVYECCGEEFNIASPKQLGEVLFNKLGIDDKAKKTKTGQFSTGEEVLTKLVNKHPIVEKILSFRSLQKLKSTYVDSLPLMVNSKTGKIHTNFNQTVAATGRLSSNNPNLQNIPIRTENGREVRKAFVPSEGKILLAADYSQIELRIIAELSGDENLSEAFIRGQDIHASTASKIYNIPLEDVSKEMRRNAKTVNFGIIYGISAFGLSERLGIPRREAANIIEQYFIQFPKIKQYMNNTINSAREFGYVETIMQRRRYLRDINSRNSVVRGFAERNAINAPIQGSAADMIKIAMINIHNDFNEKNLESKMILQVHDELLFDVIPQELEMVKVIVEERMRTAIKMNIPVVVDMGTGFNWLDAH from the coding sequence ATGTCACAAAAAAAATTATTCCTTCTTGATGCATATGCTCTTATTTATAGAGCATATTTCGCTTTCAGCAAAAATCCCAGGTACAATTCACAAGGACTAAACACTTCTGCCATTTTAGGCTTTACAAATAGTCTGGTAGAAGTATTGCAAAAAGAAAAACCTTCTCATATTGCTGTTGTTTTTGATACTGCAGGCCCAACCTCTAGGCATGAAGGTTTTACAGAATACAAAGCCAACAGAGAGGCTCAACCCGAGGATATTACCCTTTCTATTCCTTATATTATGCGCATTATTGAGGGGTTTAACATTCCTGTTTTATTTTCTGAGGGATATGAAGCCGATGATGTGATTGGAACACTTGCAAAAAAAGCTGAAAAAGAAGGTTTTATTACATACATGATGACTCCCGATAAGGATTTTGGACAATTGGTAACAGATAAAATTTTCATTTATAAACCGGCAAGCTTCGGGAATGAAGCAAAAGTGATGGGTGTTAAGGAAGTTTGTGAAAAATTTGAAATTGATAATCCTTTGCAAGTAATCGATATTTTAGGATTAATGGGCGATGCAGTTGATAACATTCCAGGTATACCAGGAGTAGGTGAAAAAACAGCAAAAACACTTATTGCTCAATTCGGAAGTGTTGAAAACTTACTCCTTAACACCGATAAACTAAAGGGTAAACTAAAAGAAAAAGTTGAAGCAAATGTAGATAAGGCTATTATGTCCAAAATGCTTGCAACAATACTTCTTGATGCACCTGTTGAGCTTGACGAAATAGGACTTCGAATTGAAGAGCCTGACAGAAATTCTTTAAAAGAAATATTCGCTGAACTTGAATTCAGAACCATAGGAAAAAGAATTCTTGGCGAGGACATACCTGCAGCTGTTGTAAAAACAAATGGAAGCGCGCAAATGGATCTTTTTGGGGGGGAACAGGTTCCTGAACCATTAACCATAGATGTAGTTACAGAAGATGTTCCGGCAAAAGAGTATGATACACTTGAAAACACCAGTCATTATTATGAAATTGCAGACAGCAACGAAAAAATCCTAAAGCTTGCCCAGGAATTAAAAAAAAGTAATGGCTTTTGTTTTGATACTGAAACTACAGGCTTATCTGTTACAGCCTGTGAATTAGTTGGAATGTCCTTTTCAATTAAACCTTTTTCTGCCCATTATGTCCCCCTACCTGAGGATAAGCATCAATTAAAAGATATTTTGGATGTCTTCAAATCAGTTTTTGAAGATGAAACCATTGAAAAAACTGGTCAAAATCTTAAATATGATCTTTCGGTTTTAAAAACAAATGGAATTGATGTAAAAGGAAAACTTTTTGATACCATGCTTGCTCATTATTTAATTGAGCCGGACATGAAGCACAATATGGATTTTTTGGCAGAGACTTATCTTAATTATGCCCCTGTTTCATACCAAACACTTGCGGGTAAAAAAGGAAAAGATCAATTAGCTTTAAGAGCTATTCCAATAGAAAAAGTTGCAGATTATGCCTGTGAAGATGCAGATATTACATTAAGATTACGCAATTTCTTTAGTCCTTTGCTTGAAAAAACTGGTACTAAAGATCTTTTTGAAAAAATAGAAGTTCCCTTGATCCCTGTTTTAACTGCCATGGAAACAGAAGGAATTAGCATTGATGTAAAAGCACTTAATGAATTTTCCATAGAACTTGACTTGCAGATTAAAGCTTTGGAAATAGAGGTTTATGAGTGTTGTGGGGAAGAGTTTAATATTGCCTCTCCAAAGCAATTAGGAGAAGTTCTATTTAATAAACTAGGAATAGACGACAAGGCAAAGAAAACAAAAACAGGACAGTTTTCTACCGGAGAAGAAGTACTGACTAAGCTTGTTAACAAACATCCAATTGTAGAAAAAATTTTAAGTTTCAGGTCGCTGCAAAAATTAAAATCCACCTATGTTGACAGTCTACCCTTAATGGTAAATTCAAAGACAGGGAAAATACATACCAACTTTAATCAAACTGTTGCTGCAACTGGGCGCCTTAGTTCCAATAACCCCAATTTGCAAAACATCCCAATAAGAACTGAAAACGGGCGTGAGGTAAGAAAGGCTTTTGTGCCAAGTGAAGGGAAAATATTGCTTGCAGCAGATTATTCTCAAATTGAGCTAAGAATTATTGCAGAATTAAGTGGTGATGAAAATTTAAGTGAGGCATTTATACGTGGGCAAGATATTCATGCATCCACAGCTTCAAAAATATACAATATACCTTTAGAGGATGTTAGCAAGGAGATGCGAAGAAACGCAAAGACGGTTAATTTTGGAATTATATATGGGATATCTGCATTTGGACTTTCTGAAAGACTTGGTATCCCTCGAAGGGAAGCAGCTAACATTATTGAACAATATTTTATACAATTTCCGAAAATTAAGCAATACATGAACAACACCATTAATTCGGCACGCGAGTTTGGATATGTTGAAACGATCATGCAAAGAAGACGCTATTTAAGGGATATTAATTCGAGAAATTCTGTGGTAAGAGGATTTGCTGAAAGAAATGCTATTAACGCCCCAATACAAGGTTCCGCTGCGGATATGATTAAAATTGCAATGATAAATATCCACAATGATTTCAATGAAAAAAACCTAGAATCTAAAATGATTTTACAAGTACATGATGAACTTCTTTTCGATGTAATTCCCCAAGAACTGGAAATGGTTAAAGTGATTGTTGAAGAAAGAATGAGAACAGCAATAAAAATGAATATTCCTGTAGTTGTTGATATGGGTACAGGTTTTAACTGGCTGGATGCACATTAA